In the Microtus pennsylvanicus isolate mMicPen1 chromosome 6, mMicPen1.hap1, whole genome shotgun sequence genome, one interval contains:
- the LOC142852607 gene encoding uncharacterized protein LOC142852607 isoform X1 produces the protein MNAVTYDDVHVDFTWEEWTLLDPSQRNLYKDVMLDTYHSLSIIGYSWEDHNIEEHFQNSRRQERPKRNHTGEKPSVCSQYVKVFAYDRHLQRHESTHTGEKLYEVSLCGRACERDRNLQMNERAQTEEKPYEYNPWGGAFTPHSHLRKHERTQTEEKPYGCDQCGKAFTHRRNLQLHKRTHTGEKPYACDQCGKAFAHPRNLQMHKKTHSGEKPYRCDQCGKAFAHHTKLQIHKRTHTGEKPYRCDQCGKAFAYHSNLQVHKRTHTGEKPYGCDQCGKAFAHPRNLEVHKRTHTGEKPYECNQCGKSFAYHNTFQMHKRTHTGERPYDCNLCGKAFTSYGSLQRHKRIHTGEKPYECNQCEKAFADFKSLQIHKRSHTGEKPYECDQCGKAFTQHTNLQTHRRKHTGEKPYECSQCGKAFACHSSLQIHKRTHTGEKPYECNQCGKTFAQISHLQTHKRTHTGEKPYECNQCGKAFASHNALQMHKRSHTGEKPYECNQCGKAFTQHANLKIHRRKHTGEQPY, from the exons ATG aatgcagtgacctatgatgatgtgcatgttgACTTCACTTGGGAAGAGTGGAcattgctggatccttcccagaggaatctctacaaagatgtgatgctggacaCCTACCACAGCCTCAGTATCATAG gatacagttgggaagaccataatattgaagaacattttcaaaattctagaaGACAAGAAAG GCCTAAACGAaatcacactggagagaaaccttctGTGTGTAGTCAATATGTTAAAGTCTTTGCTTATGACAGacatcttcaaaggcatgaaagcacacatactggagagaaactgtATGAAGTTAGTCTATGTGGTAGAGCCTGTGAACGTGATAGAAATcttcaaatgaatgaaagagcacagactgaagagaaaccctatgaatataatcCATGGGGTGGAGCCTTTACTCCTCACAGTCATCTCCGAAAGCATGAAAGAACACAGACTGAAGAGAAGCCCTATGGATgtgatcagtgtggtaaagcctttacacATCGTAGGAATCTTCAgttacataaaagaacacatactggggAGAAACCATATGCATgtgatcagtgtggtaaagcctttgcacatccTAGgaatcttcaaatgcataaaaaaacacatagtggagagaaaccctatagaTGTGATCAGTgcggtaaagcctttgcacatcataCAAAACTTcagatacataaaagaacacatacaggGGAGAAGCCCTATAGATgtgatcagtgtggtaaagcctttgcatatcaTAGTAATCTtcaagtacataaaagaacacatactggagagaagccctatggaTGTGAtcaatgtgggaaagcctttgcACATCCTAGAAATCTTgaagtacataaaagaacacataccggagagaaaccttatgaatgcaATCAATGTGGTAAATCATTTGCTTATCACAATActtttcaaatgcataaaagaacacataccgGAGAGAGACCATATGACTGTAATctatgtggtaaagcctttacaaGTTACGGTagtcttcaaagacataaaagaatacatactggagagaagccctatgaatgtaaccaatGTGAGAAAGCATTTGCTGATTTCAAATCTttacaaattcataaaagaagccatactggagagaaaccatatgaatgcgatcaatgtggtaaagcctttacacAACACACTAATCTTCAAACACATAGAAgaaaacatactggagagaaaccctatgaatgtagtcagtgtggtaaagcttttgcatGTCACAGTAGTCTTcagatacataaaagaacacatactggagagaaaccctatgaatgcaatcagtgtggtaaaaCCTTTGCACAAATTAGCCACctccaaacacataaaagaacacatactggagagaaaccctatgaatgtaatcagtgtggtaaagccttcgcTTCTCACAATGCTCTCCAAATGcataaaagaagccatactggagagaaaccctatgaatgtaatcaatgtggtaaagcctttacacAACACGCTAATCttaaaatacacagaagaaaacatactGGAGAGCAACCCTATTAA
- the LOC142852607 gene encoding uncharacterized protein LOC142852607 isoform X2 encodes MLDTYHSLSIIGYSWEDHNIEEHFQNSRRQERPKRNHTGEKPSVCSQYVKVFAYDRHLQRHESTHTGEKLYEVSLCGRACERDRNLQMNERAQTEEKPYEYNPWGGAFTPHSHLRKHERTQTEEKPYGCDQCGKAFTHRRNLQLHKRTHTGEKPYACDQCGKAFAHPRNLQMHKKTHSGEKPYRCDQCGKAFAHHTKLQIHKRTHTGEKPYRCDQCGKAFAYHSNLQVHKRTHTGEKPYGCDQCGKAFAHPRNLEVHKRTHTGEKPYECNQCGKSFAYHNTFQMHKRTHTGERPYDCNLCGKAFTSYGSLQRHKRIHTGEKPYECNQCEKAFADFKSLQIHKRSHTGEKPYECDQCGKAFTQHTNLQTHRRKHTGEKPYECSQCGKAFACHSSLQIHKRTHTGEKPYECNQCGKTFAQISHLQTHKRTHTGEKPYECNQCGKAFASHNALQMHKRSHTGEKPYECNQCGKAFTQHANLKIHRRKHTGEQPY; translated from the exons atgctggacaCCTACCACAGCCTCAGTATCATAG gatacagttgggaagaccataatattgaagaacattttcaaaattctagaaGACAAGAAAG GCCTAAACGAaatcacactggagagaaaccttctGTGTGTAGTCAATATGTTAAAGTCTTTGCTTATGACAGacatcttcaaaggcatgaaagcacacatactggagagaaactgtATGAAGTTAGTCTATGTGGTAGAGCCTGTGAACGTGATAGAAATcttcaaatgaatgaaagagcacagactgaagagaaaccctatgaatataatcCATGGGGTGGAGCCTTTACTCCTCACAGTCATCTCCGAAAGCATGAAAGAACACAGACTGAAGAGAAGCCCTATGGATgtgatcagtgtggtaaagcctttacacATCGTAGGAATCTTCAgttacataaaagaacacatactggggAGAAACCATATGCATgtgatcagtgtggtaaagcctttgcacatccTAGgaatcttcaaatgcataaaaaaacacatagtggagagaaaccctatagaTGTGATCAGTgcggtaaagcctttgcacatcataCAAAACTTcagatacataaaagaacacatacaggGGAGAAGCCCTATAGATgtgatcagtgtggtaaagcctttgcatatcaTAGTAATCTtcaagtacataaaagaacacatactggagagaagccctatggaTGTGAtcaatgtgggaaagcctttgcACATCCTAGAAATCTTgaagtacataaaagaacacataccggagagaaaccttatgaatgcaATCAATGTGGTAAATCATTTGCTTATCACAATActtttcaaatgcataaaagaacacataccgGAGAGAGACCATATGACTGTAATctatgtggtaaagcctttacaaGTTACGGTagtcttcaaagacataaaagaatacatactggagagaagccctatgaatgtaaccaatGTGAGAAAGCATTTGCTGATTTCAAATCTttacaaattcataaaagaagccatactggagagaaaccatatgaatgcgatcaatgtggtaaagcctttacacAACACACTAATCTTCAAACACATAGAAgaaaacatactggagagaaaccctatgaatgtagtcagtgtggtaaagcttttgcatGTCACAGTAGTCTTcagatacataaaagaacacatactggagagaaaccctatgaatgcaatcagtgtggtaaaaCCTTTGCACAAATTAGCCACctccaaacacataaaagaacacatactggagagaaaccctatgaatgtaatcagtgtggtaaagccttcgcTTCTCACAATGCTCTCCAAATGcataaaagaagccatactggagagaaaccctatgaatgtaatcaatgtggtaaagcctttacacAACACGCTAATCttaaaatacacagaagaaaacatactGGAGAGCAACCCTATTAA
- the LOC142852612 gene encoding uncharacterized protein LOC142852612 — translation MNAVTYDDVHVDFTWEEWKLLDPFQKNLYKDVMLETYRNLTAIGYSWEDHNIEEHCQSSQRHGRHERSQMGEKPSIYTQYVKAFAYDSHLQRHERTHAGEKPYKSSQCGKAFACDRHLQMHKRTNAGEKPYECNECGKTFAQSCLLQKHKRRIHYKRRTDEELYECHHCGKAFKSPNYLLIHKRTHTGERPYECSQCGKTFTCHNFLQLHTRIHTGEKPYECDPCGKAFARKTNLQTHKRTHTGEKPYECNQCGKAFSHPSHLQTHKRTHTGEKPYECKQCGKAFARHGNLRAHKRTHTGEKPYECNQCGKAFSHPSHLQPHKRTHTGEKPYECNHCGKAFAQQITLQTHERTHTGEKPYECKQCGKAFADHSHLRTHRRTHTAEKRKVPSKCNQCGKVFSYYGFLKKRESKHAIEKL, via the exons ATG aatgcagtgacctatgatgatgtgcatgttgACTTCACTTGGGAAGAGTGGAAGTTGCTGGATCCtttccagaagaatctctacaaagatgtgatgctggagacctacaggaacctcacaGCCATAG gatacagttgggaagaccataatattgaggaacattgtcaaagttctcAAAGACACGGAAG GCATGAAAGAAGTCAAATGGGAGAGAAACCTTCTATATATACTCAATATGTTAAAGCCTTTGCATAtgacagtcatcttcaaaggcatgaaagaacacatgctggagaaaaaccctataaATCTAgccaatgtggtaaagcctttgcatgtgatagacatcttcaaatgcataaaagaacaaatgctggagaaaagccctatgaatgtaatgaatgtggtAAAACCTTCGCACAAAGCTGTCTTctccaaaaacataaaagaagaatACATTATAAAAGAAGAACTGACGAGGAACTCTATGAATGTCATCATTGTGGTAAAGCCTTTAAATCTCCTAATTATCTTCTAATACATAAAAGAACGCATACTGGTGAGAGACCCTATGAATGCAGTCAATGTGGTAAAACCTTTACATGTCATAATTTTCTTCAACTACATacaagaatacatactggagagaaaccctatgaatgtgatccatgtggtaaagcctttgcacgtaAAACTAAtcttcaaacacataaaagaacacacactggagagaaaccctatgaatgcaatcaatgtggtaaagccttttctcACCCGAGTCAtcttcaaacacataaaagaacacatactggagagaaaccctatgaatgcaaacaatgtggtaaagcctttgcacgtcATGGTAATCTTCGtgcacataaaagaacacacactggagagaaaccctatgaatgcaatcaatgtggtaaagccttttctcACCCCAGTCATCTTCAACCACATAAAaggacacatactggagagaaaccctatgaatgcaatcactgtggtaaagcctttgcacaacaAATtactcttcaaacacatgaaagaacacacactggcgagaaaccctatgaatgcaaacaatgtggtaaagcctttgcagaCCACAGTCATCTCCGAACACATAGAAGAACACATACTGCAGAGAAACGGAAAGTACCCTccaaatgtaatcaatgtggtaaagtcTTTTCATATTATGGCTTTCTTAAAAAGCGTGAAAGTAAACATGCTATAGAGAAACTATGA